Proteins from one Microbacterium proteolyticum genomic window:
- a CDS encoding SDR family oxidoreductase encodes MPDQPVIAVTGSTGAVGGRVARDLAARGIRQRLLVRDASRAPVLEGAEVHVARYSDADAAADALVGVETLFMVSASETADRVEHHRTFVEAAARAGVRSIVYTSFFAAAPDAVFTLGRDHAATEELIRASGMSWTFLRDNFYMDMMELFAGDDGVIRGPAGEGRCSLVSRSDVAATAVAVLLDPAAHADRTYDLTGPEALTLEEVAQKISAVRGHPVRYVDETLDEAYASRAVYGAPPWQVEAWVTTYTAIASGDQARVSGDVEAVTGRPAQTFEEFLGAVA; translated from the coding sequence ATGCCCGACCAGCCCGTCATCGCCGTCACCGGATCGACCGGAGCCGTCGGAGGGCGCGTGGCCCGCGACCTCGCGGCCCGCGGCATCCGGCAGCGCCTGCTCGTCCGCGACGCGTCGCGGGCTCCCGTACTCGAGGGCGCCGAGGTCCACGTCGCCCGCTACTCCGACGCGGATGCCGCCGCCGACGCGCTCGTCGGCGTCGAGACGTTGTTCATGGTCTCCGCGTCCGAGACGGCCGACCGGGTCGAGCACCACCGGACGTTCGTCGAGGCCGCCGCGCGCGCGGGTGTCCGGTCGATCGTCTACACGTCGTTCTTCGCCGCGGCCCCCGACGCGGTGTTCACCCTGGGACGGGACCACGCGGCCACCGAGGAACTCATCAGGGCGTCGGGGATGTCGTGGACGTTCCTGCGCGACAACTTCTACATGGACATGATGGAACTCTTCGCGGGCGACGACGGTGTCATCCGCGGTCCCGCGGGCGAAGGGCGCTGCTCGCTCGTGTCGCGGTCGGACGTGGCCGCCACGGCCGTCGCGGTGCTCCTGGACCCCGCCGCCCACGCCGACCGGACGTACGACCTCACCGGGCCCGAAGCGCTGACGCTCGAAGAGGTCGCGCAGAAGATCTCCGCCGTCCGCGGCCACCCCGTGCGCTACGTCGACGAGACGCTCGACGAGGCCTACGCCTCGCGTGCGGTCTACGGCGCCCCGCCCTGGCAGGTGGAGGCGTGGGTGACCACGTACACCGCGATCGCGAGCGGGGATCAGGCTCGCGTCTCCGGCGACGTCGAGGCCGTGACCGGACGTCCCGCGCAGACTTTCGAGGAGTTCCTCGGCGCGGTGGCCTGA
- a CDS encoding Asp23/Gls24 family envelope stress response protein — translation MSDDVDDVGGSGFSLEDLSAYLDRGRTPRIPAIERNAECQALLASMERMGHLSREIIDEQAAEPLAESWYDEIMREVMREFRAGRDIPLARTADGTQLVVTEGALYELIRTVGDDVPGVLVGRVRIDQPEPTGPLDVRVTVSVLFGYPMQGTVELMRDGIRAAIERHGELRVGRVDVTVGDVHVDVEDE, via the coding sequence ATGAGTGACGACGTGGACGACGTGGGCGGTTCGGGATTCTCGCTCGAGGATCTCTCCGCGTATCTCGATCGAGGGCGTACCCCCCGGATCCCCGCGATCGAGCGCAATGCCGAGTGTCAGGCCCTCCTGGCATCCATGGAGCGGATGGGCCACCTCTCGCGCGAGATCATCGACGAGCAGGCCGCTGAACCATTGGCGGAGTCCTGGTACGACGAGATCATGCGCGAAGTGATGCGCGAGTTCCGCGCCGGGCGCGACATCCCCCTCGCGCGCACCGCGGACGGCACGCAGCTCGTGGTGACCGAGGGTGCCCTCTACGAACTGATCCGCACGGTCGGGGACGATGTTCCGGGCGTGCTGGTCGGCCGTGTCCGCATCGACCAGCCGGAGCCCACGGGACCGCTGGACGTGCGGGTGACCGTGAGCGTCCTGTTCGGGTACCCGATGCAGGGCACGGTGGAGCTCATGCGCGACGGCATCCGTGCGGCGATCGAGCGCCACGGCGAACTTCGGGTGGGGCGCGTGGACGTCACCGTCGGTGACGTGCACGTCGATGTGGAGGACGAATGA
- a CDS encoding RNA polymerase sigma factor → MTSLSTATDAFLASRAADGDQIAFGVLVRRHAPFLVAFATKLTGSRADADDCVQEALITAWRRLPDLADPEKVRSWLTTIVSRKVTDRMRSRKISEQIDEEMVSVGDDPERSVVASSQMDALKKVLADLPEELRVVWVLREIGGHSYDEIATEVGETAATVRGRLARARKTVLERMQEWR, encoded by the coding sequence ATGACCTCTTTGTCCACCGCGACCGACGCGTTCCTCGCGTCGCGCGCGGCTGACGGTGATCAGATCGCCTTCGGGGTGCTCGTGCGTCGTCACGCCCCGTTCCTGGTCGCCTTCGCCACGAAGCTGACCGGCTCCCGCGCCGACGCCGATGACTGCGTGCAGGAGGCGCTCATCACCGCGTGGCGGCGACTGCCCGACCTCGCCGATCCCGAGAAGGTGCGCAGCTGGCTGACGACCATCGTGTCCCGCAAGGTGACCGATCGGATGCGTTCGCGGAAGATCTCGGAGCAGATCGACGAGGAGATGGTGTCGGTCGGAGATGACCCGGAGCGCTCGGTTGTGGCATCGTCGCAGATGGACGCGTTGAAGAAGGTCCTGGCCGATCTCCCCGAAGAACTGCGCGTCGTGTGGGTGCTGCGCGAGATCGGCGGCCACAGCTACGACGAGATCGCGACCGAGGTCGGCGAGACCGCCGCCACCGTACGCGGGCGGCTCGCCCGGGCGCGTAAGACCGTGTTGGAACGCATGCAGGAGTGGAGGTGA
- a CDS encoding Asp23/Gls24 family envelope stress response protein — translation MASTTPTTPEVGKTVIVDPVVAKVAGIAAASVPGVHALGGGAARVIGNIRQAVGAKDHAQGVSVEVGETEVAADIDIQVDYPEQLQRVASNVRAAVHQAITELVGMKVAEINVTVVDVYIPGDDDDDEQPEARVN, via the coding sequence ATGGCATCCACCACTCCCACCACCCCCGAGGTCGGCAAGACCGTCATCGTCGACCCCGTGGTCGCCAAGGTCGCCGGCATCGCCGCCGCCTCGGTCCCCGGCGTGCACGCGCTCGGCGGCGGAGCCGCCCGCGTCATCGGCAACATCCGTCAGGCCGTCGGCGCGAAGGACCACGCGCAGGGCGTGAGCGTCGAGGTCGGCGAGACCGAGGTCGCCGCCGACATCGACATCCAGGTCGACTACCCCGAGCAGCTGCAGCGCGTGGCCTCGAACGTCCGCGCCGCCGTGCACCAGGCGATCACCGAGCTGGTCGGCATGAAGGTCGCCGAGATCAACGTCACGGTCGTGGACGTCTACATCCCGGGCGACGACGACGACGACGAGCAGCCCGAGGCCCGCGTCAACTGA
- a CDS encoding NAD-dependent epimerase/dehydratase family protein — translation MRIALTGSSGKLGTVVARELRAAGHEVIGLDVRGERGPGFVQVDLTDYGQVIDALAGVNDQHDGIDALVHLGAIPAPGIRSDIATFHNNMTSTFNVFWAAVRLGIHRVVYASSETVLGLPFDIDPPYIPVDEDYAPRPESVYSLVKVLEERLATELVRWHPELSITALRFSNVMVPEDYAEFPFDADARTRKWNLWGYIDARDGAQAVQRALENAPAGFDTFIIAAADTVMTRPNAELVAEVFPGVETRTGLDDTRTLLSIDKARRLLGYEPQHSWRDGR, via the coding sequence ATGCGCATCGCTCTCACCGGCTCGTCCGGCAAACTCGGTACCGTCGTCGCGCGGGAGCTGCGCGCCGCGGGTCACGAGGTCATCGGCCTCGACGTCCGCGGCGAGCGCGGGCCCGGCTTCGTGCAGGTCGACCTCACCGATTACGGCCAGGTCATCGATGCCCTGGCGGGGGTCAACGATCAGCACGACGGCATCGACGCGCTCGTGCACCTCGGCGCCATCCCGGCTCCCGGCATCCGGTCCGACATCGCGACCTTCCACAACAACATGACGAGCACGTTCAACGTGTTCTGGGCCGCGGTGCGGCTCGGCATCCACCGCGTCGTGTACGCCTCGAGCGAGACCGTGCTGGGTCTCCCCTTCGACATCGACCCGCCCTACATCCCCGTGGACGAGGACTACGCCCCCCGCCCCGAGTCGGTGTACTCGCTCGTGAAGGTGCTCGAGGAACGGCTCGCGACCGAGCTCGTGCGCTGGCACCCCGAGCTGTCGATCACGGCGCTCCGCTTCTCGAACGTCATGGTGCCGGAGGACTACGCCGAGTTCCCGTTCGACGCCGACGCGCGGACGCGGAAGTGGAACCTGTGGGGCTACATCGACGCGCGCGACGGCGCCCAGGCCGTGCAGCGTGCGCTCGAGAACGCCCCCGCGGGCTTCGACACGTTCATCATCGCCGCCGCCGACACCGTGATGACGCGCCCCAATGCCGAGCTCGTGGCCGAGGTCTTCCCGGGTGTCGAGACGCGCACCGGCCTGGATGACACCCGCACCCTACTGTCGATCGACAAGGCCCGCCGCCTGCTGGGATACGAGCCGCAGCACTCCTGGCGCGACGGCCGCTGA
- a CDS encoding RNA polymerase sigma factor, translating into MKDESEFVGLFREHYTAVRRFIERRVSDSEAAADLTMDCFEIAWRKHVPSEPFGLPWLYRTARNLIANEYRRRDREEALWIHIEHHVRTLAAGSDSEMTRRLVEAVRALPDHEREILWLTYWEDLSAAEVAVVMGISPGSVWTRLNRVRTRLRPALQDARTPWEEVPGERR; encoded by the coding sequence ATGAAGGACGAGAGCGAGTTCGTCGGGCTGTTCCGCGAGCACTACACCGCCGTCCGACGGTTCATCGAACGCCGGGTATCCGACAGCGAAGCGGCCGCCGACCTCACGATGGACTGCTTCGAGATCGCGTGGCGCAAGCACGTGCCGTCCGAGCCGTTCGGGTTGCCGTGGCTGTACCGCACGGCGCGCAACCTCATCGCCAACGAATACCGACGCCGCGACCGGGAGGAGGCGCTGTGGATCCACATCGAGCACCACGTGCGCACCCTCGCGGCCGGATCCGACTCGGAGATGACCCGACGACTGGTGGAGGCCGTCCGCGCTCTGCCGGATCACGAACGGGAGATCCTCTGGCTGACGTACTGGGAAGACCTGTCCGCCGCGGAGGTGGCCGTGGTCATGGGAATCAGTCCCGGAAGCGTCTGGACCCGCCTGAACAGGGTGCGGACGCGGCTGCGTCCCGCGCTGCAGGACGCTCGCACTCCGTGGGAGGAGGTGCCCGGTGAGCGACGATGA
- a CDS encoding aldo/keto reductase — MSDEPVPVAALGLGLAAVGRPAYITTGRAADLGDAADRTVPAMRARSHDLLDAAWDLGIRYIDVARSYGYAEEFLGAWLHRHPDRSSQITVGSKWGYAYVGGWRMDAAVHERKEHSVAMLRRQWPETLAALGRAPDIYLIHSVTPDSPALGDAELLADLRQLAEAGVRVGLSTSGPHQGAVLDAARTLDASPFSVVQATWNLRESSVGPALARAHDEGWTVVVKEALANGELVADPPAEAAGEAGDVFALGAARAQAGVDIVLSGASTRDQLRRGVEAPAVPVADAALRRLADDPERYWRRRSERPWR; from the coding sequence ATGAGCGATGAGCCCGTCCCGGTCGCGGCCCTCGGGCTCGGCCTCGCAGCGGTGGGACGCCCCGCCTACATCACCACCGGTCGCGCCGCCGACCTCGGCGACGCCGCCGACCGCACGGTCCCGGCGATGCGCGCACGCAGCCACGACCTGCTCGATGCGGCGTGGGATCTCGGCATCCGCTACATCGACGTCGCCCGGTCGTACGGGTACGCCGAAGAGTTCCTGGGCGCCTGGTTGCACCGACACCCCGACCGTTCGTCGCAGATCACGGTCGGGTCGAAGTGGGGATACGCCTACGTCGGGGGATGGCGAATGGATGCCGCGGTGCACGAGCGAAAAGAGCACTCGGTCGCGATGCTCCGACGGCAGTGGCCCGAGACGCTCGCGGCGCTGGGACGCGCGCCCGACATCTACCTGATCCACTCCGTCACGCCCGACAGCCCGGCGCTCGGCGACGCCGAGCTTCTCGCCGACCTCCGACAGCTCGCCGAGGCGGGGGTCCGCGTGGGGCTGTCGACCAGTGGTCCGCATCAGGGCGCGGTGCTCGACGCGGCGCGGACCCTCGACGCCTCGCCGTTCTCGGTGGTGCAGGCCACGTGGAATCTCCGCGAGAGCTCGGTCGGGCCGGCGCTCGCGCGCGCCCACGACGAGGGGTGGACCGTCGTCGTGAAAGAGGCGCTCGCGAACGGGGAGCTCGTGGCCGATCCGCCGGCCGAAGCCGCGGGCGAGGCGGGCGACGTCTTCGCCCTGGGCGCCGCGCGTGCGCAGGCCGGCGTCGACATCGTCCTGAGCGGGGCGTCCACTCGCGACCAGCTGCGTCGCGGTGTGGAGGCCCCCGCGGTGCCGGTCGCGGATGCCGCGCTCCGACGGCTCGCGGACGATCCGGAGCGGTACTGGCGTCGGAGATCCGAGCGACCTTGGCGGTGA
- a CDS encoding response regulator transcription factor, with translation MPPGGRKIIRIGIVDDHPAVVIGATAFLNAQPDLRVLTTGSTVNQLLRDSPSLDVVLLDLVLADRSSPAENIAALSGTHARIIAYTSGDRPQLIRDAARAGADGMIRKSESPRVVIDAVRAVHNGEVSATTDWAAALDQDTHFVDAALSTREAEVLGLYASGETAEHVALLLHISRETVLDHIRRVRAKYAAVERTATTKVDLLRRAVEDGIVEFGR, from the coding sequence GTGCCGCCCGGGGGAAGAAAAATCATCCGCATCGGGATCGTCGACGATCATCCCGCGGTGGTGATCGGCGCGACCGCTTTTCTCAACGCCCAACCCGACCTCCGGGTATTGACGACGGGCTCGACCGTCAACCAGCTCCTCCGTGATTCTCCATCGCTCGATGTCGTGCTACTCGACCTGGTCCTGGCGGATCGCTCCAGTCCGGCGGAGAACATCGCCGCTCTCTCCGGAACGCACGCGCGGATCATCGCGTACACGTCCGGCGACCGTCCGCAATTGATACGGGATGCCGCGCGGGCGGGGGCTGACGGAATGATCCGGAAGAGCGAATCCCCCCGCGTCGTCATCGACGCCGTGCGAGCGGTGCACAACGGAGAGGTGTCGGCGACGACGGACTGGGCGGCCGCGCTGGATCAGGACACTCATTTCGTCGATGCCGCCCTGTCGACGCGGGAGGCGGAGGTCCTCGGACTCTACGCGTCGGGCGAGACGGCGGAACACGTGGCACTTCTGCTGCACATCTCGCGCGAAACCGTTCTGGACCACATCCGTCGAGTGCGCGCCAAGTACGCCGCGGTCGAGCGGACGGCCACCACCAAGGTCGATCTGCTCAGGCGGGCCGTCGAGGACGGCATCGTCGAGTTCGGACGATGA
- a CDS encoding sensor histidine kinase, with protein MRIRHPLSPGDRSPSVDRSLGMLMSLSAVVLVVAEFTRATSQVGSFSLWWNGLGAAMVVVVLTSAVVGGRAPEAVLQTMWGAVVVLVIVLETTVFLAYRGPDPDALFPWVWRFESVAVCYLVLLTAPPLAVIFPLVAAFLPALSGIVFLGRVPDLIAAQTPLHLGNVVFAVLFLAMRSRLLALSRAENAARAEEARRALLDARARREEQLARVVHDELLSVFSVALHLTGPTPDVVRTEAGRTLRRLRGTLVAPDDGTMITGLDAQSRIAATLREILPEATLTGDGDASLVPRRATETVCAAVAEAARNVARHAPGCAVEASVRAVHGALSVSLTDTGPGFVLERIPLERLGVRSSVIGRMRDLPGGDARIDSTPAGTTVVVEWHP; from the coding sequence ATGAGAATCCGGCATCCCCTCAGCCCCGGCGATCGAAGCCCCTCGGTCGACCGATCGCTCGGCATGCTCATGTCGCTCTCGGCCGTCGTGCTGGTCGTGGCGGAGTTCACGCGGGCCACGAGCCAGGTCGGCTCCTTCAGCCTCTGGTGGAACGGGCTGGGGGCGGCGATGGTCGTCGTCGTCCTGACGAGTGCGGTCGTGGGTGGGCGCGCGCCGGAGGCGGTCCTGCAGACCATGTGGGGCGCGGTCGTGGTTCTGGTGATCGTGCTGGAGACGACCGTGTTCCTCGCGTACCGCGGCCCCGACCCGGACGCGCTGTTCCCCTGGGTCTGGCGGTTCGAATCCGTGGCCGTCTGCTATCTCGTCCTGCTCACCGCGCCTCCCCTGGCGGTGATCTTCCCGCTCGTGGCCGCCTTCCTCCCCGCACTGTCGGGGATCGTCTTCCTGGGGCGGGTACCCGATCTCATCGCCGCCCAGACGCCGCTGCACCTGGGCAACGTCGTCTTCGCCGTGCTGTTCCTCGCCATGCGGTCGCGTCTGCTCGCCCTCTCGCGGGCCGAGAACGCCGCCCGCGCGGAGGAGGCGCGTCGCGCCTTGCTGGATGCGCGGGCGCGCCGCGAGGAGCAGCTCGCGCGCGTCGTGCACGACGAGCTGCTCTCGGTGTTCTCCGTCGCCCTCCATCTCACCGGCCCGACGCCCGACGTGGTGCGGACCGAAGCCGGGCGCACTCTCCGCCGTCTGCGAGGCACACTCGTCGCACCCGACGACGGGACGATGATCACCGGCCTGGACGCGCAGAGCCGGATCGCGGCGACGCTGCGGGAGATCCTGCCGGAGGCGACGCTCACGGGCGACGGTGATGCCTCGCTGGTGCCGAGGCGGGCCACCGAAACGGTGTGCGCGGCGGTGGCCGAGGCCGCACGCAATGTCGCACGTCACGCCCCGGGCTGCGCGGTGGAGGCGAGCGTGCGCGCCGTCCACGGAGCCCTCTCGGTATCGCTGACGGACACCGGACCGGGTTTCGTCCTCGAACGGATTCCGCTCGAACGTCTGGGGGTGCGCTCCAGCGTGATCGGCCGGATGCGGGACCTGCCTGGCGGCGACGCCCGCATCGACAGCACGCCGGCGGGCACGACGGTGGTCGTGGAGTGGCATCCATGA
- a CDS encoding SLC13 family permease — MDPVVATLTILLLAVVAFVSNRVPLGVVAIGVALALYFTGVLPLSTALSGFGDPTVLFIAALFVVSESLDATGVTAWAGKMVIARAGTRRLSLLIVLSLLVAGLTALISVNGAVAALLPLVVVVAARAGIHTSQLLMPLAFSAHAGSMLLLTGTPVNIIVSEVAVENGGRAFGFFEFAAVGAPLLIGTVAILAIFGRRLLPERNGGVMSVDLSDHARLLRRQYSLEGDTGLILGPARGVTEVIVPPRSPLIGVRLTPGMVTPSGDLVLLAARRGEEVLREGEFRARLGDVLLLQGAWDDLVARTEGPEVLVVDTPAQLRRSVPLGVGAKRAMTIVGLMVVLLATGLVPPAVAALLAACALVVTRTVSPSQAYHSISWTTVVLIAGMIPLSTAFTETGTADLVAGWLLAVVGDAGPQIALLALVVLTVVLGQLISNTATVLIVAPIAVAVATTLGASVQPFMMALTVAGAASFLTPIATPANLMVLEPGGYRFGDYWKLGILLAVFFVVMAVFYVPLIWPLS; from the coding sequence ATGGACCCTGTCGTCGCGACGCTGACGATCCTGCTGCTGGCCGTCGTCGCCTTCGTGAGCAACCGAGTTCCGCTCGGCGTCGTGGCGATCGGTGTCGCGCTCGCGTTGTACTTCACGGGAGTGCTGCCGCTGTCGACGGCGCTCTCCGGCTTCGGCGACCCGACGGTCCTCTTCATCGCGGCGCTCTTCGTCGTGAGCGAATCGTTGGATGCCACGGGGGTCACGGCCTGGGCGGGGAAGATGGTGATCGCGCGAGCGGGCACCCGTCGCCTCTCTCTGCTCATCGTCCTCAGCCTGCTCGTGGCGGGGCTGACGGCCCTCATCAGCGTCAACGGCGCGGTCGCGGCGCTCCTCCCGCTGGTCGTCGTCGTCGCGGCGCGCGCGGGCATCCACACCTCTCAGCTGCTCATGCCGCTGGCCTTCTCCGCGCACGCGGGGTCGATGCTGCTGCTCACGGGGACGCCCGTGAACATCATCGTGTCGGAGGTGGCGGTCGAGAACGGCGGCCGCGCGTTCGGCTTCTTCGAGTTCGCCGCCGTGGGCGCGCCCCTGCTGATCGGCACCGTGGCGATCCTGGCGATCTTCGGCCGCCGCCTCCTGCCCGAGCGCAACGGCGGAGTGATGTCCGTCGACCTGTCCGACCACGCGCGGCTCCTCCGTCGGCAGTATTCGCTCGAGGGCGACACCGGGCTGATCCTGGGACCGGCTCGGGGCGTGACCGAGGTCATCGTGCCTCCGCGGTCTCCGCTGATCGGGGTGCGGCTGACTCCGGGAATGGTCACGCCCAGCGGCGATCTGGTGCTGTTGGCCGCGCGCCGCGGCGAGGAGGTCCTCCGCGAGGGCGAGTTCCGTGCGCGGCTCGGCGACGTGCTCCTGCTCCAGGGGGCGTGGGACGATCTGGTCGCCCGCACCGAGGGACCCGAGGTCCTGGTCGTGGACACCCCCGCGCAGCTGCGGCGTTCGGTTCCGCTGGGCGTCGGCGCCAAACGCGCGATGACGATCGTCGGACTCATGGTCGTGCTGTTGGCCACGGGGCTCGTTCCTCCCGCGGTCGCGGCTCTCCTCGCCGCGTGCGCGCTGGTCGTGACCCGGACGGTGTCACCGTCGCAGGCGTATCACTCGATCTCCTGGACGACGGTCGTGCTGATCGCCGGGATGATCCCGCTCTCCACGGCCTTCACCGAGACCGGCACGGCCGATCTCGTCGCCGGGTGGCTGCTCGCCGTCGTGGGCGACGCCGGTCCCCAGATCGCGCTGCTGGCCCTGGTCGTCCTCACCGTCGTGCTGGGCCAGCTCATCAGCAACACGGCGACGGTGCTGATCGTCGCGCCGATCGCGGTGGCCGTGGCGACGACCCTCGGTGCCTCCGTGCAACCGTTCATGATGGCGCTCACGGTGGCGGGAGCGGCATCCTTCCTCACGCCGATCGCGACCCCGGCGAACCTGATGGTGCTCGAGCCGGGCGGATACCGGTTCGGCGACTACTGGAAGCTCGGTATCCTCCTGGCCGTGTTCTTCGTCGTCATGGCCGTGTTCTACGTCCCCCTGATCTGGCCGCTCTCATGA
- a CDS encoding leucyl aminopeptidase family protein, whose protein sequence is MTQGTASIDSPSVPGLVELDAVVVTRGDGAEDAEAVGYVVFAEGEVPSALGLDRAALVRAGFDAKVGSTLSLPVASGPDLVAVGGGAPSDLTPALLRDVAAAFARAAARRARIALVVDGGVPDGTGAVEAAALVEGILLARYGYTGLKSESKRVPLAALQLSLEGVADDAFERGTATARVAARAAVVARDLANTPPGRLTATRMAEVAVELGATYGFDVEVFDKAALVELGCGGLLGVNQGSSEEPRMVKLVYRPAGGGGRHLGLVGKGIMYDSGGISLKPSDPMHLLMKMDMAGAAAVLGAFTALRDSGVSAAVTGWLMCTDNMPSGTAYKLGDVLVARDGTTVEVKNTDAEGRLVMMDALALAVEDEVDAILDIATLTGAALMALGGSTAPVFSNDEATADLVIAASAATDEPVWRLPLEKKYRPQLDSAIADMSNLGGPYAGATTAALFLSHFVREIPWAHIDIAGTMQTEKDDSWRSAGATGFGARLLLHAAAHFGSDASA, encoded by the coding sequence ATGACGCAGGGAACAGCATCCATCGACTCCCCGTCCGTGCCGGGCCTCGTCGAGCTCGACGCGGTCGTCGTCACCCGGGGTGACGGCGCGGAGGACGCCGAGGCCGTCGGCTACGTGGTCTTCGCCGAGGGCGAGGTGCCATCGGCGCTCGGACTCGATCGCGCGGCGCTCGTGCGCGCCGGCTTCGACGCGAAGGTGGGGAGCACGCTCTCCCTCCCGGTCGCGTCCGGGCCCGATCTCGTCGCGGTCGGCGGGGGCGCCCCGAGCGACCTGACCCCCGCGCTCCTGCGTGACGTCGCGGCGGCGTTCGCGCGCGCCGCGGCCCGTCGGGCGCGGATCGCGCTCGTCGTGGACGGTGGCGTGCCCGACGGCACGGGCGCCGTCGAGGCCGCCGCGCTCGTCGAGGGGATTCTCCTCGCGCGCTACGGATACACCGGTCTGAAGTCGGAGTCGAAGCGCGTCCCGCTCGCCGCGCTGCAGCTCTCGCTCGAGGGCGTCGCCGACGATGCCTTCGAGCGGGGGACGGCCACGGCACGCGTCGCCGCGCGCGCCGCCGTCGTGGCACGCGATCTCGCGAACACCCCGCCCGGACGCCTCACGGCGACACGGATGGCGGAGGTCGCCGTCGAGCTCGGTGCGACGTACGGGTTCGACGTCGAGGTGTTCGACAAGGCCGCCCTCGTCGAGCTCGGCTGCGGTGGTCTGCTCGGGGTGAACCAGGGGTCGTCCGAGGAACCGCGCATGGTCAAGCTTGTCTACCGTCCGGCGGGCGGTGGCGGCCGCCACCTGGGGCTCGTCGGCAAGGGCATCATGTACGACTCCGGCGGGATCAGCCTCAAGCCGTCCGACCCGATGCATCTCCTCATGAAGATGGACATGGCGGGGGCCGCGGCCGTGCTCGGCGCCTTCACCGCCCTGCGCGACAGCGGCGTCTCGGCCGCGGTCACGGGCTGGCTGATGTGCACCGACAACATGCCCTCCGGGACGGCGTACAAGCTGGGCGACGTCCTCGTCGCCCGCGACGGGACCACCGTCGAGGTGAAGAACACCGACGCCGAGGGGCGCCTGGTCATGATGGATGCGCTCGCGCTCGCCGTGGAGGACGAGGTGGATGCCATCCTCGACATCGCCACCCTCACCGGTGCCGCGCTGATGGCCCTCGGCGGGTCGACCGCGCCGGTCTTCTCCAACGACGAGGCCACGGCCGACCTGGTCATCGCGGCCTCCGCCGCCACCGACGAGCCGGTGTGGCGGCTGCCGCTAGAGAAGAAGTACCGGCCGCAGCTGGATTCCGCGATCGCCGACATGTCCAATCTCGGCGGTCCCTACGCGGGAGCGACGACCGCCGCGCTGTTCCTGTCGCACTTCGTGCGCGAGATCCCCTGGGCGCACATCGACATCGCCGGGACCATGCAGACGGAGAAGGACGATTCCTGGCGGTCGGCGGGGGCGACGGGCTTCGGCGCGCGTCTGCTGCTGCACGCCGCCGCGCACTTCGGATCGGACGCGTCCGCCTGA